The following coding sequences are from one Neurospora crassa OR74A linkage group I, whole genome shotgun sequence window:
- a CDS encoding cytochrome P450 monooxygenase → MSSQTFFLVGDGPSTARGIVVDPKWKLEELKRAVGLAHHIAVPTGITFHFDADDEQELKTVEDVLRASGPVACRIDGNPVRDPQGPEGLPIVGSYYEIFPDHLGNHYRLFRKYGHVIKTTNMGRTNYLTDDPAVALVALAESAYFTKKITEEHPLFGIKDNSAIFIGDTETENWRLAHKFLPPAMGPKAVRHYTPLMQECVRGSFKIFDELDSRGESWNVYQYMVKLASQTVGKFAMGIDYHHFDAVDTPVHSLVTNIVKLLALNKKVTARGSWYQQLPFGDPARLREIRQITYGQLAETIEAAPKSGIENLPLNEAATKASCVADYLLNAVDEKGEHFPKGLILSNMLVVTGAGYTTTSALLSWCIYCIVTYPKMQDRLLQELIDHGINSETDWDPDLAHSLPFLDAFLKETQRLHNASFQPGRTTKTDVVLPGGFRLPENVIMIPALYAIHTNPEHWHDPFRFDPDRWDTEEVKSRHRGAYMPFATGPRSCIGFNFALLEIKVLLSELVYRYKFAREGFEAIEYDPEFQLIRPLNLYVTAKRRTEWPAKSSA, encoded by the exons ATGTCATCACAAACGTTCTTCCTCGTTGGCGACGGGCCATCAACTGCCCGCGGCATCGTTGTCGatcccaagtggaagcttgaGGAGCTCAAGAGGGCTGTTGGTCTTGCCCACCATATTGCTGTGCCCACCG GCATCACCTTCCACTTTGACGCCGATGACGAACAGGAGCTCAAGACCGTCGAGGACGTCCTCAGGGCTTCTGGTCCTGTCGCCTGCAGAATCGATGGCAACCCTGTCCGCGACCCCCAGGGCCCCGAGGGTCTCCCCATCGTCGGCTCCTACTATGAAATCTTCCCCGACCATTTGGGCAACCACTACAGATTGTTCCGCAAGTACGGCCATGTCATCAAGACCACCAACATGGGCAGGACCAACTACCTGACCGACGACCCGGCCGTGGCGCTCGTGGCCCTCGCCGAGTCGGCCTACTTCACCAAAAAGATCACCGAGGAGCACCCCCTCTTCGGCATCAAGGACAACTCTGCCATCTTCATCGGCGACACCGAGACCGAGAACTGGCGTCTGGCCCACAAGTTCCTGCCGCCCGCCATGGGTCCCAAGGCCGTCCGCCACTACACGCCTCTGATGCAGGAGTGCGTGCGCGGCTCCTTCAAGATCTTTGACGAGCTCGACAGCCGCGGCGAGTCCTGGAACGTGTACCAGTACATGGTCAAGCTGGCCTCGCAAACGGTCGGCAAGTTCGCCATGGGTATCGACTACCACCACTTTGACGCCGTCGACACGCCGGTGCACTCCCTCGTCACCAACATCGTCAAGCTGCTGGCGCTCAACAAGAAGGTCACGGCGCGCGGCAGTTGGTACCAGCAGCTGCCCTTTGGCGACCCGGCTAGGCTGCGTGAGATCCGCCAGATCACGTACGGCCAGTTAGCCGAAACCATCGAAGCCGCGCCCAAGTCCGGCATCGAGAACCTCCCGCTCAACGAGGCCGCCACCAAGGCCTCGTGCGTGGCCGACTACCTGCTCAACGCCGTCGACGAAAAGGGCGAGCACTTCCCCAAGGGCCTGATCCTGTCCAACATGCTCGTCGTCACCGGCGCCGGctacaccaccacttccgcTCTCTTGTCGTGGTGCATCTACTGCATCGTCACCTACCCCAAGATGCAAGACCGGCTGCTCCAAGAACTCATCGACCACGGCATCAATAGCGAAACCGACTGGGATCCCGACCTGGCGCACTCACTCCCCTTCCTCGACGCCTTCCTCAAGGAAACCCAGCGGCTGCACAACGCCTCGTTCCAGCCCGGCCGCACCACCAAGACGGACGTCGTGCTCCCCGGCGGCTTCCGCCTGCCCGAGAACGTCATCATGATCCCGGCGCTGTACGCCATCCACACCAACCCGGAGCACTGGCACGACCCGTTCCGCTTCGACCCGGACCGCTGGGACACGGAGGAGGTCAAGAGCCGTCACCGCGGCGCCTACATGCCCTTTGCCACGGGCCCGCGGTCGTGCATTGGCTTCAACTTTGCGCTGCTAGAAATCAAGGTCCTCTTGTCGGAGCTGGTGTACAGGTACAAGTTTGCGAGAGAAGGGTTTGAGGCCATCGAGTATGATCCCGAGTTCCAGCTTATCAGGCCGCTTAACTTGTACGTGACTGCCAAGAGGAGGACCGAGTGGCCTGCTAAGAGCAGCgcgtaa
- a CDS encoding meiotically up-regulated 190 protein — MSGYDDDFENRGARRAHGGPYTAKHPVPTVQGYREHRAEIKAQEEQANAAQLQPDANGNANEPQSKTRRAYDAVKAIHKNEDQQGDQDGNPYPSTNRNDPDAPVEDPGTQQQGVYGGQPNSEENNNTQHGNGQQKQEKQKKGQEKSATETVAATVDPKEKRKVMKKQQPQAHGREVTDPVTHLPITIHDMTDKNLGSVPENFPSVGSDHRTFTGPDAENKSQDHLQDETVEVGQAHQGMHKLFPPPDFEETKQQMMETYRKALTAGLTGLSVVGMLGLGCVSLLGFGSGSSNTSAWSYLSLLLFLSLAGAGAYVLIEAVSGWLEKRISSIFEEETWAADRHAEKTLSKNGAPLPESAAWLNGLLASVWPLINPDLFASIADMLEDVMQASLPKLVRMVSVDDIGQGSEAFRILGIKWLPTGAAGQSVDDQGRLKDAGDNDREVKGEGETQGGGGGEMVQEGMEAEEGDFVNMELAFAYRPRSSGKSITSKAKNAHLYLKFYLPGDLAVPVWVELKGFVGIMRVRLQLTPDPPFFELCTLTFLGQPRVNLSCVPLSKHLPNLMDIPLISSFVQSAVDAALAEYVAPKSLTLDIKDMLVGDDFKKDTIARGVVAVYIKKARGFKYGDGGFGPIEGSSDPYVTVSWGKVGKPMFSTRIIIDEQEPVWNEWAYILVSPDEINAQENLRIQIWDSDKHTADDDLGRVEVSLKELMHSEETKNKMHDREDRLMASDPDETMPGTISWAVGYFAKAHIQQSQLEKQTFDPSIRSLDSLKQNVHDTTKSKLREASLSKDMSEEKHQQEAQDLKIKEDQMIISSPPLPSMPSGILSIQIHNITGLEITPQNEDRNRSTGADEVKEDAAEQSDSLPDSYCTIILNQQKIYRTRTKPKNAKPFFNAGTERFVKDWTTCEVIISVRDSREGEEDPLLGVVYLPLRKVFEHRSQVMETFPLAGGIGNGRMRVSMVWRGVEMGEQVMTKELRGWDMGTVEVKGGVKWVGGGVGDDTEGRTGELERLSGCKLKLKTKIGKGKMDPLEGKKGVWVPKRRHVGGHGQQRQPGDGISQGSIFLGVVKRYQSMLVLQYKDKHSLLPDSNPALAVLWLPSIPDEEDVTVRLPVWKGGKKQLKRASTCADYNGLEEGEKPLGEVEFTVRFWRGLSGYHRKYASKPRNSDVKAVMEVLDTVCDEKMHEDDDDGAGGSWSETDSSDSGSDSDSSLSDDEYNTRHNIHPPQHRDTPQEAATRKALRKHGDHTAASSSSSSESDTEDLQDTSDDHHNPVSKATHILKRKISVKLDGDKIGSDHDDGKRGVVAQVQDYKQHRKQLHRKHRGVMQWKAARTLDWLGGKVKKGKGKVMELGEHGDKDTGIETEV; from the coding sequence atgtccggctacgacgacgactttgaAAACCGAGGCGCACGTCGCGCCCACGGTGGCCCATACACAGCCAAACACCCCGTCCCAACCGTACAGGGATACCGCGAACATCGAGCCGAGATCAAAGCGCAGGAAGAACAGGCGAACGCAGCCCAGCTCCAGCCAGACGCCAATGGCAACGCCAACGAACCCCAGTCCAAGACTAGACGGGCGTATGATGCTGTCAAAGCCATTCACAAGAATGAAGACCAACAGGGGGATCAAGACGGGAACCCATATCCGAGTACGAATAGGAACGATCCCGATGCGCCTGTGGAGGATCCAGGGACACAACAGCAAGGTGTATACGGTGGACAGCCCAACTCCGAGGAGAATAACAACACACAGCACGGTAATGGACAGCAGAAGCaggaaaagcaaaaaaagggCCAGGAAAAGTCGGCAACAGAGACAGTAGCTGCCACCGTCGATCCCAAAGAAAAGCGCAAGGTCATGAAGAAGCAACAACCCCAGGCCCACGGCCGGGAGGTAACCGACCCGGTAACCCACTTGCCCATTACCATTCACGACATGACGGACAAAAACCTCGGCTCTGTCCCCGAGAATTTCCCATCGGTCGGGTCGGATCATCGGACCTTTACGGGCCCAGATGCGGAGAATAAGAGCCAAGATCATCTACAGGACGAGACGGTCGAGGTTGGACAGGCGCATCAAGGCATGCACAAGCTCTTTCCACCACCAGATTTCGAGGAGACAAAGCAGCAGATGATGGAGACTTATCGAAAGGCATTGACTGCTGGGCTAACCGGACTTAGTGTTGTTGGCATGCTGGGCCTCGGTTGCGTTTCATTGCTAGGGTTTGGATCCGGATCCAGCAACACGTCAGCGTGGAGCTacctttcccttctcctcttcctctctctcgccGGCGCAGGTGCCTACGTCCTCATCGAGGCTGTATCTGGCTGGCTCGAAAAGCGCATTTCCTCCATCTTTGAAGAGGAAACCTGGGCCGCCGACCGCCACGCCGAAAAGACCCTCAGCAAGAACGGCGCTCCCCTACCCGAATCAGCCGCATGGTTGAACGGCTTGTTGGCCTCCGTCTGGCCTTTGATCAACCCGGACCTGTTTGCTTCCATCGCCGACATGCTCGAGGACGTTATGCAAGCTTCCTTGCCCAAGCTGGTTCGCATGGTCAGCGTGGATGATATCGGCCAGGGAAGTGAGGCCTTTAGGATTTTGGGGATCAAGTGGTTGCCGACAGGAGCCGCGGGCCAATCGGTGGACGATCAGGGGAGATTGAAGGATGCCGGGGACAACGATCGGGAGGTtaaaggagagggagagactcaaggtggtggaggaggagagatggTGCAGGAGGGCatggaagccgaagaagGGGACTTTGTCAACATGGAGTTGGCGTTTGCTTACAGACCTAGGTCCTCAGGAAAGTCAATCACCAGCAAGGCCAAGAATGCGCATCTTTACCTCAAGTTTTACTTGCCTGGTGACCTGGCTGTTCCAGTCTGGGTAGAACTAAAGGGGTTCGTGGGCATCATGCGTGTGCGGTTGCAGTTGACGCCCGATCCGCCCTTCTTTGAGCTGTGCACCTTGACCTTCCTTGGCCAGCCGCGAGTCAACCTATCTTGCGTCCCCCTGTCGAAACACCTCCCCAACCTGATGGACATCCCGCTTATCTCGTCCTTTGTCCAGTCCGCCGTCGACGCCGCCTTGGCGGAGTACGTGGCCCCCAAGTCGCTTACGCTCGACATCAAGGACATGCTCGTCGGCGATGACTTCAAGAAGGACACCATTGCTCGAGGTGTTGTGGCTGTCTACATCAAGAAAGCCCGCGGGTTCAAGTACGGCGATGGCGGATTTGGCCCTATCGAGGGATCCTCTGATCCGTACGTGACCGTGTCATGGGGCAAGGTCGGCAAGCCCATGTTTTCCACGcgcatcatcatcgacgaGCAAGAGCCTGTCTGGAACGAGTGGGCTTACATCCTCGTCTCGCCGGATGAGATCAACGCCCAAGAGAACCTGCGCATCCAAATCTGGGATTCGGACAAGCACACTGCCGATGACGATCTGGGCCGTGTCGAGGTTTCTCTCAAGGAGTTGATGCATAGCGAGGAAACCAAGAACAAGATGCACGACCGCGAAGACCGGCTCATGGCCTCAGACCCTGACGAGACCATGCCCGGCACTATCTCATGGGCAGTCGGCTACTTTGCCAAGGCACACATCCAGCAGAGCCAACTTGAGAAGCAGACCTTTGACCCATCCATCCGCTCGCTCGACTCCCTGAAGCAAAATGTCCACGATACCACAAAGTCCAAGCTGCGCGAGGCCTCCCTCTCCAAGGACATGTCTGAAGAAAAGCACCaacaagaagctcaagacTTGAAGATCAAAGAAGACCAAATGATCATCTCCTCTCCGCCCCTGCCCTCCATGCCATCAGGAATCCTCTCCATCCAGATTCACAACATCACCGGCCTGGAAATCACTCCGCAGAACGAGGACCGCAACCGCTCCACCGGCGCCGACGAAGTCAAGGAAGACGCCGCCGAGCAGTCGGATAGCCTGCCAGACTCGTACTGCACCATCATCCTCAACCAGCAAAAGATCTACCGGACCAGAACCAAGCCCAAGAACGCCAAGCCCTTTTTCAATGCCGGCACCGAAAGGTTCGTCAAGGATTGGACCACTTGCGAGGTGATCATCAGCGTGAGGGATAGCAgagagggggaagaggatcCTTTGCTGGGTGTGGTGTATTTGCCCCTGAGAAAGGTGTTTGAGCACCGGAGCCAGGTGATGGAGACGTTCCCGTTGGCAGGAGGAATCGGCAACGGCAGGATGAGGGTGAGTATGGTTTGGAGAGGGGTGGAGATGGGAGAGCAGGTGATGACCAAGGAGCTGAGGGGATGGGACATGGGGACCGTGGAAGTTAAGGGGGGTGTGAagtgggttggtggtggtgtaggTGATGACACGGAAGGAAGGACGGGAGAGCTGGAGAGGCTGAGTGGATGCAAGCTCAAATTGAAGACCAAGATTGGCAAGGGCAAGATGGATCCGCTGGAGGGAAAAAAGGGCGTGTGGGTACCCAAGAGACGGCATGTTGGTGGTCATGGGCAGCAGAGACAGCCCGGCGATGGCATCAGCCAGGGAAGCATCTTTTTGGGAGTCGTCAAGCGCTACCAGAGCATGTTGGTGCTTCAGTATAAGGACAAGCACTCTCTCTTGCCAGATTCCAACCCTGCGTTGGCCGTTCTTTGGCTTCCATCCATTccggatgaggaggacgtcACTGTTCGTTTGCCGGTCTGGAAGGGAGGCAAAAAGCAGCTCAAGAGGGCCAGCACCTGTGCTGATTATAACGGGTTGGAAGAAGGCGAGAAGCCGTTGGGCGAGGTTGAGTTTACAGTCAGGTTCTGGAGGGGGTTGTCCGGATATCATAGGAAGTATGCGAGCAAGCCGAGGAACAGCGACGTCAAGGCGGTGATGGAGGTGTTGGACACGGTGTGTGATGAGAAGATGcacgaggacgatgatgacggtgCTGGTGGTTCCTGGTCGGAGACAGATAGCAGCGATTCTGGTTCGGACAGCGATTCAAGTCTGTCTGATGACGAGTACAACACCCGCCACAACATCCACCCACCTCAGCACCGTGACACTCCGCAAGAAGCAGCCACGCGTAAAGCGCTCCGGAAGCACGGCGATCACACGGCGGCTTCCTCCTCTAGCAGTTCAGAATCGGACACCGAGGACCTCCAGGATACCTCGGACGACCATCACAACCCCGTCTCCAAAGCCACGCACATACTCAAGCGCAAGATATCTGTCAAGCTTGACGGCGACAAGATTGGGTCGGATCACGACGACGGGAAACGAGGGGTGGTTGCGCAGGTGCAGGACTACAAACAGCATCGAAAGCAGCTGCATAGAAAACATCGAGGCGTGATGCAGTGGAAGGCGGCGAGGACGCTGGATTGGCTGGGTGGCAAagtgaagaaggggaagggcaAGGTGATGGAGTTGGGGGAGCATGGGGATAAGGACACGGGGATTGAGACTGAGGTGTAA
- a CDS encoding amino acid transporter: MTNYHTIPNSGLLGSSHGVGGTMVQQRRLRAPKLGGGQASMMSSNINLLNTIIGAGTLAMPHAMSKFGVTLGVILIVWCGLTSAFGLYLQSRCTRYLDRGSSSFFALSQITYPNAAVVFDAAIAIKCFGVGVSYMIIIGDLMPAVAAAFGAGNTGWDFLADRRFWITVFFVVFLIPLSFPKKLDSLKYTSLVALFSIGYLIILVVYHYAVDDHSERGPIRLVTWEGPVAALSSLPVMIFAYTCHQNMFSIVNEIKDNSPASLVGVIGSSIGSAASVYVLVAITGYLTFGNEIQGNIVSMYPQSLASTIAKAAIVFLVTFSVPLQLHPCRASIDAVLRWRPGRSSRTQNVYSPPGSGNQPLLPSGGAPGAALDSHGAPVVAMSELRFALITSVILILSYFTAINVSSLDRVLAYVGSTGSTAISFILPGLFYYKISDPESIYHQRLTKEDDDAEYSSSSSSSSASDGDEEEGSPGPSGSGAGMMDSIASVRSNTSVGSRLARTLKRKWRWDLEHLETGLLRKMALGLSIYGVIVMVVCLGMNIVLGHGGH; this comes from the exons ATGACCAACTATCATACTATACCCAACAGCGGCCTTCTAGGGTCGAGTCACGGTGTCGGAGGAACCATGGTCCA ACAACGAAGACTCCGCGCCCCCAAGCTGGGTGGCGGCCAAGCTTCCATGAtgagcagcaacatcaacctGCTGAATACCA TCATCGGGGCCGGTACCCTCGCCATGCCCCACGCCATGTCCAAGTTCGGCGTCACGCTCGGCGTCATCCTGATCGTCTGGTGCGGCCTCACCTCTGCCTTTGGTCTCTATCTCCAGTCACGCTGCACGCGCTACCTCGACCGGGGCtcgtcttccttcttcgcgCTGTCGCAAATCACCTATCCCAACGCCGCCGTGGTGTTCGACGCGGCCATTGCTATCAAATGCTTCGGTGTTGGCGTGTCGTACATGATCATTATCGGTGATCTGATGCCCGCGGTGGCGGCAGCGTTCGGAGCGGGGAATACCGGCTGGGACTTTTTGGCTGACCGCAGGTTTTGGATCACCGTCTTCTTTGTCGTCTTTCTCATCCCGCTGAGTTTTCCCAAGAAGCTGGATTCGCTCAAATACACGAGTCTGGTGGCACTGTTTTCGATTGGGTATCTGATCATCCTGGTGGTTTACCACTATGCGGTGGATGACCATAGCGAGAGGGGCCCCATCAGGCTGGTTACGTGGGAGGGACCGGTGGCTGCTTTGAGCAGTCTGCCGGTGATGATTTTTGCGTATACTTGCCATCAGAAT ATGTTCTCCATCGTCAACGAGATCAAGGATAACTCGCCAGCCAGCCTTGTCGGCGTCATCGGCTCCAGCATTGGCTCCGCTGCCTCGGTCTACGTTCTCGTCGCCATCACCGGCTACCTGACCTTTGGCAACGAGATCCAGGGTAACATTGTCAGCATGT ACCCACAATCACTAGCCTCCACCATCGCCAAAGCTGCCATCGTCTTCCTCGTTACCTTCTCCGTTCCTCTCCAACTACACCCCTGCCGCGCCTCCATCGATGCTGTCCTGCGCTGGCGACCTGGCCGCTCTTCTCGCACGCAAAATGTCTACTCCCCACCCGGCTCCGGCAACCAACCCCTCTTGCCTTCTGGCGGTGCTCCTGGCGCTGCTCTCGACAGCCACGGCGCCCCCGTAGTCGCCATGTCCGAACTCCGCTTCGCCTTGATCACCTCGGTCATCCTGATCCTGAGCTACTTCACGGCCATCAACGTGTCTAGTCTGGATAGAGTGCTTGCCTACGTGGGGTCTACCGGGTCGACGGCCATCAGCTTCATCTTGCCTGGACTCTTCTACTACAAGATCAGCGACCCGGAGAGTATATACCACCAACGCCTCACcaaggaagacgacgatgccgagtactcctcctcctccagctcatcGTCTGCTAGCGATggggacgaagaagaggggtcGCCAGGACCGTCTGGATCTGGGGCTGGGATGATGGACAGCATTGCTAGCGTGAGGAGCAATACCAGCGTGGGAAGCAGGCTGGCAAGGACGCTAAAGAGGAAGTGGAGGTGGGATCTGGAGCACTTGGAGACGGGGCTATTGAGGAAGATGGCGCTGGGACTGTCGATCTATGGAGTGATTGTTATGGTGGTATGTTTGGGAATGAACATTGTGCTTGGGCATGGGGGCCACTAG
- the ro-10 gene encoding RO10, giving the protein MDVSQETSSLDKTSLATISLLESRLRRIEHILYGPSDPPTQAPSSSATTSLAQLEHRFNLLIRRFRVYAELLKIHKANPTLFHTSPSADQKLPPTDLPPAAILATVLSYASQFPQTASALVAAAPANTIESAIPDSKLSAELASLIPRMKGLEAMQLAQEAEIAELRERSEAVMKAWYEKRVLGYGKFVAEGEARVEKCELRVRRAERVREMDAAIE; this is encoded by the exons ATGGACGTCTCCCAGGAAACCTCAAGCCTCGACAAAACGTCTCTAGCCACCATCTCCCTCCTCGAATCCCGTCTCCGGCGGATCGAGCACATCCTCTACGGCCCCTCCGACCCTCCAACGCAAgcgccctcttcctccgcaaCGACCTCTCTTGCCCAGCTTGAACACCGCTTCAATCTGCTCATTCGGCGCTTTCGCGTGTACGCCGAGCTGCTTAAAATTC ACAAAGCCAACCCCACACTCTTCCACACCTCCCCCTCGGCCGATCAAAAGCTCCCACCAACGGACCTCCCGCCTGCTGCCATTCTCGCGACAGTCCTTTCCTACGCCTCCCAGTTTCCCCAGACCGCGTCCGCCCTAGTTGCAGCCGCCCCAGCCAACACCATTGAATCCGCGATTCCCGACAGCAAACTCTCGGCCGAGTTGGCGAGCTTGATACCCCGGATGAAGGGACTGGAGGCCATGCAGTTGGCGCAAGAGGCGGAAATAGCGGAGCTCAGGGAGAGGAGCGAAGCCGTGATGAAGGCATGGTATGAGAAGAGGGTGCTGGGGTACGGCAAGTTTGTGGCGGAGGGTGAAGCGAGGGTGGAAAAGTGCGAATTGAGGGTAAGGAGAGCGGAGAGGGTGAGGGAGATGGACGCCGCTATAGAGTGA